The genomic DNA gggTCGATGGATCTATCCAACACATAACAAATATTAACCTGAAATAGCTTACAAACACCCCCTCCCCAAATAAAATACAGCACACATTTAGCGAAAACAATACAAAGTTGTTAACTTTAAATCGCTTTCCCCTGAAAAACATAAGCTTTAAAACGCTTGATAgtattatcttttttcatttttcatcatttttcatcAAACTTTATATTTTCCATCGCATTCGCGCCATACACTCTAAATAATCACCATACAAAGTTACTTTTAATCACGGTTTATTGTACGACTCAAATGGTAGATGCTTGAATCTCTTAATTACGGGAAGTTCAACCTCTAACATATACATATTGAAAAACATGCGTTAAGTCCTTATAAGCATAGTTCAGTTGATACGGACAATGCATTACTCATAAAACATATGTTTAATTCTTCATAGTTGCATAGAAAAACAGACGTTGAATTTTGTTTATCTGTCGTTGTTATCGTTGTTAAAATAGAGTTTGACTTCCCtctagattttgtaattttacaataggcttaaaaaaaataaggaaaaaaaagttagttCTAGCTTTGAATTATAGTGATTACAATTTTACGTTGTAGCAATTTATTTTGAGCTGAACCCTTGGTTCAgttaaagtaataaaaaaatcgaATCAACACAACGTTaatgttgtaaaaaaaacaaaaacgttaatatttaatttatttaaacacTTCTCTATTAAATTCCCTGTTCTCTATTCATTTTTTTGGGTCGCAACCATAAACTAGTACAAAACAGAGAAAATAAAGACtttcatcaataataattaaCCATTTTTTGATCGAATTTGTAATTGATAAGTTAAATGTATACAAAAATTTGTGTTCCACAATATAGGCATATTATGGTAATGTGTCACCCTGAAGGAGTGCTTATGAACAAAGAGCTCCCACTAAATCAAAGAAATCCACACCTCAAGCTAGCTTGTGATGTTAATGCTTCGCACAAAAACCTGCGTGTGCGTCACGCAAACTTTCACGATTGCTCCTAATAACATCAAAAGAGCAAAGTTAATTCCCATCTCTGATTGGCTTAGCTCCAAAGCGtgacaaaaacaaacaacaaagtgataaaaaataaatgttaatctAACCGTCCAAATGAAGATCAAAAAAACCAAACTAACCCACGTGGATAGATGAAAATTTAAGACATGCACGATTGATGGAAAATGCTGTGTTGGATGCTTGTTGAGAACATAAATAAACAATCAAATTCCATCCATTTTTTGTTAGACATTAGTAAAACAATTGCATACACAATTAGAGGGGCCCCATTGGTACATTACCTGGCATTTTGACTATTAAGACGGGACCAATATTTTCCCCTTATATTGTCATCAAGCTCAATAAATTTAAGATAGAAACTGGGATAAATCCACGTAACAATTTGGCAATAATTTATGAACTGGCCACGTCAATATAATGGCACACCCAACTTGCTTCATAGGAATCATTTTCATAAGAACTATATCTACATGTGTTTTACAagctttttttcttcctttttctgcCGCCAAAAAGTGCTCTCATTAAACTAGAGTTTgaggaaattttttaaaaggttcGCACCCTTTGCTTCCCTCCAAGAATCACCAACCAAGCTCCTTTTTACAAGCAAACATAGTCCTGCATTGAGCACATGAGCGGTAAAACTATTTGTGTAACTaccatttgaaaatttaattaattcagCAACGGCTATGTGTATGTAAGGCAGAGGGAAAACAACACTAACAACTTTTTGAACTAAACATATTTCCACCCAACACACAATTTTGTTTCCTAATATGTCCTCTGTTCAACAGCTAAATTCCTACATACTAACCATTGTTCTATCTAAAACTCTTGAGGATTTCTCTGCTTCCAATACTTGGAAGCCATCACAGAACTTGAACATGACATAATTTATAATGGTGTGTGGTCAATGGTGCTTCTTCGATGGCTTTGTGAATGCTGCTTCATCTTCATCGTCCTCATCAGCTTCATCATCATTGTCCCTCTTCCTCTTGGGATGTGAAGAGGCGGGAGGCAACACCTCTTGAGCATCATcgtcatcaacatcttcatcatcaacttcctcttcttcttcttcaccatcTTCGTTTTCTTCTCCATCATCGATGTCAGCAGCTCCATCATTAAGAGGATCATCCTGTCCAACTGGCTGAACCAGATACCCAGCACCAAAGTCTTCCTCCTGTAGATACAGCAAAATTCAAATGAATGATTAATAAGCTGAGATGAAAAACTAAATCAagaataagcaaaaaaatacaGACAATTAAACAtaagtgaaaaataatattctttATATAAATATGCTAAATCCATATGATAGAAGTATTCCTACATATTCACCAGCCAAACAAATGGTGATTGCTTAAATTCAAGTAAAAACCAGTTCAAAGTCACACGGCACAAGaacacaaaatttaaaatctttcACCATATCAGTATACTTTAGCTAACAAATCAACGTGCAAGTCAGAACAGAACAGAACCAGTTCATGAAAACAACAGATACTCAGGATAGACAATACAAAAGTTCCAACCTTGCAAATCACAAACCCAGCCGTAGAAACATCATAATTTTCCAATATACAATTCAAGGAAAAGCTAAAAACTAAAACCAAGTAATCTGgaacataaaatgaaaaataaacataagaatCCTCCAGTACCAAAAATTGAACAAATCACTAATCCCGTGTACATGACCAAGGAACATATCACATCAACTAAAGAAGCATAACAATggattttctaaattaaattaaaatatatagttACACAACTCAAATgccaaaaatgttaaaaatgataaCTAAAAAGTTTTCTACCAGCCAAAATACtaatattcaatttatttttgttataattatagTATTTCAACAATACTTAAATACAATGCAATATAGCAAGGGGACTAGAGAGGTCCAAGCCTCAGTTGTACAAGCTCCACAACACCAACAATTAATACAAAAAAGGGTCAAAAGAAACAACTGGGCTACACTTAAAATTTTAAGGTTGTATGAGGCAAAGGAAATTTGCTAAATCTCGATATGCAAAAAGTTGATTCACACATAAATGATAGAATAATATCATATATCAACAGCatacaaaaaaaacaatatacttTGTTCataaccttaaaaaaataaaattgttcatAAGTTAAGGCAGTgacacattttaaaaaaaccGATATAAAATCACAACAACGCCGTGCATGGGTGGGTGGAAGTAAGTTACTTTTTAAAGTGAAAACaggcaaataaaaataattggttAGACCACACAAAAAATGGAAAACATAACACAACACAAACAAAAGTTCTAATCAAGTTAGCAAACATCAGCATATCAAGAGAACCAAAAACCATCACCTTCTCTTCAGCAATCTGACAACATCAAGACAAAATACCAAACATAAACAATTAGCAAACAAACCATTAAACAAACATAACACAACATGCaaagaacaaaaacaagagTTTCTGAGAAGGAATATCTcacttcatcatcatcttcaaactCTCCATCGTCATCATCTCCATCATCAtcgtcatcttcttcttcaaccgCCATCTCCTCTTCACCGGTCTCTCCATTGTCATCTTCATCTCCATCTTCCTCCCCTTGCTCATGCCCATCGATCTCACCTTCAGTACTCACCAACCGCCCAGAAGTACTCTCAGGCTCAGCAAAATCCCCTTCATCATTATCCACCTCATCATCGTCCtcgtcatcatcatcctcatcaAACTCAAccccatcttcatcatcatcactatcATCAATCTCATTCACCTCAACAACATCCTCATCATCCCCCTCTTCCTCATCAATCTCCTCTCCAGAATCCTCGTCATCATCGTCCTCCTCAACATCAACCGGCTCGACATGAAACCCATTCTCCTGATGACTCACCCCATTAACCCTCCCCCTCGAACTCTCCGTAACCTCCTCATCAGCATCACTCTCCTCATCCTCATCAGCATCAACAACACCATCAACACCTTCACTATGGCCATTCTCCACCCCAAAAACTCGATCTTCCTCGCCACCATCAATCTCACCACTCCCCGGATCCTCCTCATCTTCCTcctcatcattatcatcatcctCCTCGTTATCCTCATTATCATCCTCTTCCTCATCATCACTCTCCGGCCTTTCATTCTCCTCAGCATCCATCTTATCCAAATACTTCAACGACTTAATCAAACCAAAAACCCTAGATCGATAATCCTTAACCCTAGTAACAGGACACTCATACAGATCCAACGAAACTAGCTTCACCTGCGCCAAAGGCGCAAGATCTTCAAAATTCTGAATCCTATTATTCGATAAATCAAGATCTCGAAGCGATTCGAGACCAGCTTCGACTAAATACTCTAACCCTCCAGCGATCCGGTTATCAGACAAATTCAACTTCTGCAAACTCCGAAGCCTCGGGAACTGCTCCAACGATGAAACACCAACGTTTGCAATCGAAAGATGCTGAAGATTCTGGAACCTTTCTAGAAGGCTCGGTGGTGGTAAACGTCCTTGTACACACTTAACGGCGCCGTCAAGTGTTAACGTTCGTGCTGAAACATGATCTTTCTCTCCTTCTAACGCCGTTTCCACAGCTTTCTCCCAGATCTCATCCATTAAATACCAAATCGTATATCTCATACACGAAACCAAAACACTACGAATTTGAACGAAACTAAAAATTCGTGTCAGAAATTTCTGCTATCATGAACGAATTCAACAAACCCTAACGTATTTTCGTTATGATAAACGAAAATTGAAGATTCAaggttgaaaattgaaaattgaaatcaacGGTTGTAAAAAAGAGAATGAAGGGATTTAAAATTGTAGTGTGAAATTTTGATGAGAGTGTTTTTGATTTTGcagatttttggttttgtttctctctctaagttttgtattgtaattttctctctctatcgtTTACTGGTTAGGGTAGGGAAATAAGAGGATAAACCTCTCTATGAGTTGAACCGGTTCAGTGCTAGGGTTCAAGTGGGTTCAGCGAATGTGGTTTGAGCCGTTTTTGTCGTTTTGTGATGAGTACCGTTGGATTGATAAGGACGAGGATCGATGACGTGGAGGAGTGTTGGATGGTTCAGATTGTAggtttgtgtgtttgttttcCAGAAGGTtgtaaagagagagagaggagcgCGTCGGAAGAAGTTTTTggaataaaacaaataataaattctctgctttttttttttttttacggaaaaaaaacgttaataaaaaaatttatctacaatttttttttatcaacgtAATGGACATTCTCTACTTAACAATGtctcttatgaaatgaaatttgtGCAAGTATCATACATTGAAAATAGATCAAACATAAAATAGTGAGACATACATGAGTTTTATCCTTCTAAAGATAATCTTATGCGGCAGAATATTATTAATGTAAATGACTTGGCTTGTGTTAACGGGTGTGGAGCGGTCGAATCAGCTACTCatctttttcttggttgtgagttGTCATCTTCCTTCGGGCTTCTTGTCTGAAATTGGATTGAGATCACAGTGGTTGCCCCTTGCTAGATTCAGGATCATTGCATTCATGTCTCTTTCATGGCAAGGATGTCGCGAGGTACTCACTCGTTCTTTAAGGTTATTTGGTTTGTTTGTGTCTGGGTAATTTGGAAGGAACGTAATAatcacattttcaaaaatatggtGTCTACCCCTTTGGGCCTTCTTGAAAAAGTTAAGTTACTCTCTTTTttgtggttgaaagctaaacaGACATCCTTTTGTTATTgttatcatgattggtggagACATCCACTTTCTTGTATGGGTGTCCACTGATTTTTGTCTGTTTTGCTGATGCTTTTGTTGGCTCTTTGTGTCTGCAAACTTTGATCGGTGGGGTTCTTTGCACTCTGTGTTCATGGAGCTTCCTTGTTGTTgatttgtgaagaaaaaaaaactaaaataaattatattaattgaaCCTCTCATAGCTACCTAACACAATGAGTGCTTGGGAGGCTAgggaaaaatcaaaacaattacatcaaatcacaaaataaaaaccaaattaaaaagagGAAAAACACCCTAAATGGTTGCACCTAACAATAAAAGAGGGTTAAACTATCTCGTATGATAATTAAAAGCGAGAGTAACATTGTGCTCTGCTgagattaaataataataaacattatTAACATTGAATTTTTGTGGTTTCCAtaagcataactcagttggtaggaataaTGCATTAtaatatgcagatgttggagttcgaatcccagacacgacacttattcaccttaaaggtgaattttaaccactagattacttaaaaaaaaacattatatttttgCGATGCATGCAATTGGCATAACCATGTATCATTTATATCATtatgcaaaacaaaatattataatcattattaaaataaaattaacaatgaaatgtttttttaagaagctaggaaaaacatatattaaaaaaccaACGTAAACCCCTCTAGCACAAGATGTGGCAGaggaaacatttttttaaagagcctaagaaaaatatatattcaaaaaaccaacaaaagcCCCTCTAGCACAAGATGTACAAGAGGAAACTTAAATTTCAGAGTTACACGACAACAGTCCAAGCTACATCAAGTAGTCGTAAAAtgaaaaacaaccaaaacaacaaaaattacaaaatagcATGTAAGCACATTAACAGATTTAACATCCAAGTAGGATAATCAAAATCAGATAAGATGTAGTACGATTTTAACCACCAGAAAATTTGGAGTTTAACTGTTTTAGataaagaagaaatttgttCCATCTGGTTATGAAAAATCCTCCTGTTACGATCCTTCCAAATAATAAAACAGCAAAAAGGTCTAAGTGATGTTATAAACTAGATGAGAGTTCTTGGAGAAACCATCAacatccccccccccccccccccccccccgaaTAGAATGATCTAAAGGATTCCCATGAAAAGTTGTAGAGATCCCCTAACCATCCAGAAAATCAAAAGCCAAAGGTTGACCATAAAAATCATAAGCGGAGAATAAATGGCCATTGTCCTCCACCACTCCACATGCCAACAAACAAAAAGAGTGGCCATACTGCAAACTATGTCGCCTGCACAAATTATCATTTGTCGATATTCTATTTACAAACAAGCGACAAACGAAGATATTATCCTTTAGCAAAATCACCTTGAGCCATAACACATGATTGCACCCTTCATCGTGAACAATTTCAGCATCAGTTAAATTCTTATGGTCACTTTTGATTGTTTACCGTTGTGAAGAATGAAGCTTCCAAACCCACTAGCCTGACACTCCaacctgcaaaacaacttaAGACAATCGACCCACATATTCCCTCACCAAACTTTCCTCCCAGACGAACATCCTCCTCTGCCATGTCCACGCCTCACCATTAACCTCCCATCATCAAGAATGCATCTCTGCAATAGTGCCTAATTTATTCTCCGCTAACACAAAAAGCCTACTAAAGCAAGTGTCTAAAGGGGGTCCATCAACCCAAGGTCATTCCAAAATAAAGTGGACATCCCATCCCCAACCTTCCTAGTTATATTATCCACCAACCACCTTTCATATAAAAAATCGTCCCCCCGATCAAATTTTGCCACCAAATCGAGCTTCCCCCCGTGCCAAAACATAACCTACCCCCTCATCTTCATACCTTACACATAGCACTTTATACCAAAGACTCTCCCTTTCCTCCAACACCCTACAAACATATTAAACTACTTCAACCTCCTCACCCCAAGCTTAACTTCTCCCTTCGTAAACATATAACATCCCATTTAATCCAAGACAATTTCCTAAAAATTCTCACATTCCccccaacttttttttattgaaaattaaaaatagaatcaaggaaaaaaatgatacatgagggagctttgaagaaggaaagaaaattaATCGAAATAGAGAACGATACAGACTTGAGAAGAATCAGCTGACCTTCCAAAGATAAATTTTTACTCTTCCAGTCTGATAATCTATTACAAATTCGCTCAATTAACGGGTATCAAAACAACAACTTTCGAGGATCCCCACCAATAGGCAACTCCAAATGCAAAAAAAGAGACACGACAATCCTTACAATTCACAACAACAGTCGCCTAATGTGACCATGATTCATTCACATTAACCCCAAACAACAtacttttatgaaaattaacttttaatccCGATATATCTTCAAGTAAAAGTAAAACATCCTTCAAAGGTCTAACATTTGCCCAATTTTTTACACCAACTAGCAAAGTGTCGTCAGCTAACTGTAAATGAGATACAAACACTGGAATCTGTGGCCCTATACCATATCCAGTAAAACTGTTTTCCACTATAACATTCATCATAACATTTAACCCTTCAACAGCTAAAAGAAacagaaaggaaagaaagagaatCATATTATTGAACTCAAACTTAAACTCATCCGTTAGACTCTCATTCACATCACTGACACCGTTGTAGTTGTAACCATGAAATGTTAATTCCTGAAATTATCTTTTAAACCatgaacaaaaacattttttttaactaacaCTATTAATGTCACAAAATAACTTAATTGTGCACATCATCGTTAAGTTCAATTCATATTTTTCATCTACTTTTACGGTTCCAACAAATTATCCTTCAATCTTGGTAGATTGAGCTTGCATCTCTTTTTCTGGAGACTTTTAGTTTGTGCGAAAAGGCTTGATATTTGCTTCTCTACCTTCGTTGAATCTACAAAAGTATCACACACGTGAAATAAATTGCTGTAAACAATATCCAGTGTGAAAGAGATTGTTGACCAAGCAAATCATGATCTATGTACCGTATATTCTTCTATACACATTTTAAATTCAATCTCCAAAATTTGTTGCTATGTTCTTTTGACTGGCCAAATTTTGTTGCTATTGTTGATTGATGCTTCCGCACTacaaaatacaaatacaaaaagactaagatttttttttaaggaaaagactaagaatttttttttaatacaaatataattattttatttaatatcatatattaatggaattaataaaaataaaaaattgtataattgctatttcttttttcaaaaatagtcCTTATTCCTTTTGACGAGTTGCTTttggaagattttttttcttcatatttacttgtcattttcaaatttcaatggaGTATGACTAGTATGATTTTGTAAATATGTAGAATTGCATAGAGATAAATATATAGAATTGAATAAtatttggcttgttcaaaaaaaagaattgaataatatttagtttttttagaggatcgaataataaataattagttAAAGGCGTTatatatgaaaagaaataattttataaaactaataaaaaattattagttttcTTTTACGTGTAAATGAAATAAGATAACTAAAAAGGATTATAGAGTAGTAGATAAGCTTAGAATTGAAAGTGTTTAATTCTTTATTTTACGTAGAGTTATATAACTTATAATATCAGACAGCATAAAATCTAGGAaatataagtgcttatcattCAACTAATTGATCGTAACATTCCTCCTCTTGTTCCCTTTACTGAAtgaatcatcaacttcgtccttgaatttttataGGTGGCTCAAATTCATTAttcaattatgcgaaatatcaatttaatccttgaatttgttaaatgtcaatTAAGTTAGTCCTTCTGTTCAAAGGAAGCGTTAACGGGGCTGACGTGgccgttaacctctcacatgtcaGACACCACGTAGGCAGAgactaatttggccgataaGAACAAACATTTCAAAGGACTAAAGtgattgatttgcagaaaatgttTTGGCTTTCTTCCCAAATGGCTCTTTTCTTCTCCAACGgctatttcttccccaattgTATAAAATTGTAACCCTAATTACACAATCTGCAATCTACACTCCAAAATCACCAAAATTTCCTCCAGTAATAAGTGGTTcggttcttccccaattcaaaaatcTTCAAACCCTAACTTTTTCGCATTGAATCTGAAAGTCAAAATCCTcaaatttttttgaagcaaaactattgaaattgaatctgaaatgaTAGGGGGTGGGAATATGGAAAAAGCAGTTATGAAAGTCGAGCTTCATCTTCAAACTCCAAGTTTAATGGTGATGTGagaaaagaggttgaagatgattgaGGAATGTAACCtttttgtaataatatttccatcaaattagtccctgaattattGCTCCATCAATCAAATAGATCCATATGTTATATTaaaaaccatcaaataagtccatgaattgtttaatcatatatcaaattgatccttgaAGGATATATgtacaaaataaactaaaaaagccagaacacaaaaattgaaattgaaatattacaTAGGCAAAAGCCACATGTCGTAAGTCATAAGTCTGAGAAATTACATAGGCGAAAACAACCCAACTATGGGGCATTACCAAGTCATAAGTCTTAAATAAAGATAAGCAAAAAGAAACCCAACTATGGGCATAATTCATATTGTCATCCAATATCACCTTATAATCAGTCTTGAACAATTCATGTATCTGTCCATGCTTAATTTCATGATTAAACCTTAACACTTTCTCAAGCATCTTAACCACCCATTTCTTATTAGCTTGTTTATTCTTGAAATCTGTAGGTCAGTCATGTTTACTTACAAAAGTTTTTATCTGAAAACATTTCCCCTTTTTCATCCCTCCCACATAATATTAACCAGTTGCATGTTTCATGCTTACAAATTGCCCTTGTCCTATCCTTATCATTCTTCAACCACTTAATATCCTTCCCCTTGTGAATGGTGTAATACTTAACAacattcttaaatttttgaagagTAGTAAACTCCATTCTGAGTGAAATGTGAAGAAGGAGGTATGGGTGATGCAGGGGCAAAATAGgaaaagcagaaaaaaaaactgaaaagtgaaaacttgaattt from Medicago truncatula cultivar Jemalong A17 chromosome 8, MtrunA17r5.0-ANR, whole genome shotgun sequence includes the following:
- the LOC11406731 gene encoding acidic leucine-rich nuclear phosphoprotein 32-related protein, with protein sequence MRYTIWYLMDEIWEKAVETALEGEKDHVSARTLTLDGAVKCVQGRLPPPSLLERFQNLQHLSIANVGVSSLEQFPRLRSLQKLNLSDNRIAGGLEYLVEAGLESLRDLDLSNNRIQNFEDLAPLAQVKLVSLDLYECPVTRVKDYRSRVFGLIKSLKYLDKMDAEENERPESDDEEEDDNEDNEEDDDNDEEEDEEDPGSGEIDGGEEDRVFGVENGHSEGVDGVVDADEDEESDADEEVTESSRGRVNGVSHQENGFHVEPVDVEEDDDDEDSGEEIDEEEGDDEDVVEVNEIDDSDDDEDGVEFDEDDDDEDDDEVDNDEGDFAEPESTSGRLVSTEGEIDGHEQGEEDGDEDDNGETGEEEMAVEEEDDDDDGDDDDGEFEDDDEEEDFGAGYLVQPVGQDDPLNDGAADIDDGEENEDGEEEEEEVDDEDVDDDDAQEVLPPASSHPKRKRDNDDEADEDDEDEAAFTKPSKKHH